The genomic segment TGGTTTTCCGGAAAGTACGCCAAGCCTTGGGACACTTGTCAGTTATGCAAGAAACCCACAAACTTTGGAGTATAGATGGTGGATCTGGTTACCTGCATCACTGCTGATTTTGGTGCTGATGTTAAGTATAAATAATGTCGGTCAAGCGTTAAAGCGTGCGACTGATGCAAGGCAAAGAAGAGGATAAGAAGGGGGAGAAATTTATATGGTAGGGAAGAAAAGTGTAAGTAAAGCTTTATTCGCATTGATGCTCGTTTTACTACTTGCGTTAGCCGCTTGTAATAAAGCAGAAGACGCGGAACCAGCGGATTCTGGAACTAAGAAAGAAGAAGGTAAGAAGGAAGAGACCAAGAAAGAGGAAGTCGCAGATGATGGACTCTATTCGATCGATGATTTTAGTAACATTAAAACCAATGAAGGTGAGGCAATCGAAGGGGGTTCATTTACATTCGGACTCGTTTCGGATACCGCTTTTGAAGGAACGTTGAACTGGAACTTCTATTCAGGCGATCCTGACTCACAAGTTCTTGAATGGTTTGATGAAGGCTTATTAACATGGGATTCAAGTTTTGTGTATACACAGGATGGTGCTGCAACATATGATACATCTGAAGATGGAAAAACATTCACGTTTAAGATTCGTGATAATGTAAATTGGCATGATGGTAATCCAGTTACAGCTGAAGACTGGTTATTTGCACATGAAGTTCTTGGTCATGCCGACTATGATGGTCCGCGTGCTGGAGACGTTCTTAACATTGTAGGTATGGATGAATTCCAAGCAGGTACATCGGAAACAATTTCTGGTATTGAAGTAGTAAATGATAAAGAATTAAAAATCACATATAAAGAAGCAACACCATCACTTATCACAGGTGGTATTTGGACATACCCACTTGCTAAGCATATTTTTGGTGATATGGATGTTAAAGATATTTCTTCTTCTCCAGAAGTACGTCAGAACCCAATTGGTTTTGGTCCATTTAAAGTTGACACAATCGTACCTGGTGAATCAGTTACGTTTACTAAAAACGAAGACTATTGGCGCGGGGCACCAAAGCTCGACACAGTTACTTTAAAAGTAATCAATCCAAACGTCGTTGTTCAATCACTTGAAAAAGGTGATGTAGACACAGTAAGTGATTTCCCAGTACCTCAGTTCCCTGATAATGCTGAGATGTCAAACGTCGAATATTTAGGCGCTGTAGATCGCGCGTATACGTATGTTGGCTTTAAACTTGGTACTTGGGATAAAGAAAAGAAAGTAGTGAAACCTAATCCCGATGCGAAGATGGGGGATGTGAATTTACGTAAAGCTATGTGGCATGCGGTTGATAATAATACGGTAGGTGAGAAGTTCTATCACGGCCTACGTTGGGCTGCAACAACATTGATCCCACCATCACACCCAGAATATCATGATGCTACAAATCCTGGTACTCCTTATGACCCTGAAAAAGCGAAACAATTGCTTGAAGAAGCTGGATTTAAAGATGTTGATGGTGATGGTATCCGTGAAGATAAAGAAGGAAAACCATTGGTTATCAATTATGCTTCTATGTCAGGCGATGACATCGCTGAACCATTGGCACAATATTATATTCAAGCATGGGAAGCTGTTGGCTTGAAAGTAGCACTGTTAAATGGTCGTTTACAAGAATTTAATACATTTTATGAAGGTGTTGGCCAAAATGGAGATGACAATCCTGAAATTGATATTTATTCAGCTGCTTGGGGTGTAGGTATCGACGTAGATCCAAGTGGTCTATACGCTAAAAACGTATTATACAACTTCGCGCGTTGGGAAAATGCAGACAATGAGCGCCTGTTAGCTGAAGGTATCTCTGAAGATGCATTCGACGTTGAGAAGCGTAAAGAAATATACAATGAGTGGCAACAACTGATGACAGATGAAGTTCCTGTATTCCCTACGTTGTATCGTGCAAAATTAGTACCAGTTAACAACCGTGTGCTAAACTATGCAATTGGTGATGGAACGGAAATGTATAAGAGTGATATCGCAGTAACGCAAGACAAGCCTATGTCGGCGAAAAAGTAAGTTAAGACGAATATCTGTGACTTGTAGAGGAAAAGATTCATTTTTCTTCTACAAGTTTTTTTATTGTTAAAAGAAAGTGTGAATACACTTGAAAGTAAGCTGAATGTGAACAGGAAAAGATGATTGGATAGCGGAATATGATAAGCTTATAAGGACATTAAAAATAGGCGTAACAGCTTCTTAATGAAAGGAAGTTAGCAATATGAAAATAAGACCACAGCGTCTCCAAAAAGGGGACACAATTGGCATTATTGCACCGTCGAGTCCGCCTAATCAGGAAAACTTAGAGCGCTCACTCGCGTTTCTTGAACAGCTGGGATTGAAATGGAAGTTTGGGGAACATGTCTTGAATGTCCACGGATATCTGGCAGGGACGGACGAAGAACGACTTCAAGATTTGCATGACATGTTCGAGGATCCTACTATTAAAGGAATCATCTGTGCGGGCGGAGGATACGGCTCAGCTCGCTTTACGGATAAAATCGACCTGCAGCTTATGAAAGAGAATCCGAAAGTCCTTTGGGGATTCAGTGATATCACGTTCCTTCATACAGCGATGGGTCTGTATTCCAACCTTGTCACATTCCATGGCCCGATGCTTGCATCATGTGTTGGGAAAGATACGTTCCACGAATTGTCTGCGAAAATGTTCCAGCAGTTATTTGAGCCAATGGAACTTCATTACACGGAAGCGATTTCACCCCTTGAAACCATTACAGCGGGCGTCGCACAAGGTGAACTTGTTGGTGGGAATCTGTCGTTGCTCGCCAGTGGAATCGGCACTAAGTTTGAAGTGGACACGAAAGGCAAGCTTCTCTTTATAGAAGATGTCGGTGAAGAGCCATATAAAGTCGATGGTCTTCTCAATCAATTGCGCATGGCTGGAAAGCTTAAAGAGGCAGTGGGAATTGTCATAGGCGACTTCTCAGATGCGGAACCCAAAAAACGAAAAGAAACACTAACTCTTGATGAAGTATTCGCAGATTACACGGCTAATCTTGGAATACCGGTTGTCAAAGGATTCAAAATTGGCCATTGTCAGCCGCACTTTGCCATACCACTTGGTGTCGGTGCAAAGCTCGATGCTGATAACAAGACGCTGACGATATTACCTGGCGTCGAGTGAAACTAGATACGAAAGCGGTTTACGCGATTCAATCACATGGAGATTTGCCGCTAAATTGAGGCGGCTCTTTGTGTTTGGGCAATAATTCTTTTGGGTATCATATAGGAGAGCGCAACCAAGTAATGAAGCTGAAAATACAAGTATTTATTTGTGATAGTTAAAAGTAGAATTGTAAAAAAACAATTCCATTTTCCTATGCCTTTTTAAGTCATTAAGTTGAAAAAAAAGCCATAAACCATTATAATAGTTTAGTCATCGACATTCTTCGACACATTCCGCAAAAGCCCGATTTAGAAGGGCCCCAATCCACTGGACGGTTGTCCAAAATGGCATATTCATGCAAACTAAGTTTAAAAAAGTAACAGAGAACATTAATTCAATTAATTTTCTGAATCGTACAAGATTTAGTTTTTTTATTAATTAAAAAAAGAGGTGCTTTGAATTGAAATTATCACCGGTCGAACAGGAAAAATTGCTGTTGCATGTTGCAGGAGAACTGGCAATTAAGCGTAAGGAACGCGGAGTTAAGTTGAATTATCCGGAAGCTATCGCACTAATTTGTCACTACATTATGGAAGGCGCGCGTGACGGAAAGACTGTTGCACAACTGATGAGCGAAGGGAAACAAGTGCTTACGGTTGAGGATGTAATGGAAGGCGTCGGCGATATGATTAGTGATGTGCAGATTGAATGTACATTCCCAGACGGAACAAAACTCGTGACGGTCCACCGTCCAATTCAATAATAGGAGGCTTTAACAATGATTCCAGGAGAAATTAGAACAGCTGAAGGCTTGATTGAAATAAATGCCGGACGCCCCGTGAAAGCGGTACGCGTTGCAAACACTGGCGATCGTCCGATACAAGTCGGATCTCATTTCCATTTCATTGAGGTTAATAAATTTCTTGAATTTGACCGTGAACAGGCGGTAGGAATGCATTTGAATATCCCATCTGGTACTGCTGTACGTTTTGAACCCGGCGAAGAGAAGGAAGTTGAATTAGTTGAGTTCGGTGGAAAACGCCACGTATTCGGACTGAATAATCTGACGGAAGGTTCGACGCATAATAAGCACGAGATTTTAGATAAAGCAGCAGAAGCAGGATTTAAAGGAGCCGAGGATAAATGAAAGTAACACACGAACAATATGCGAAAATGTTCGGCCCGACAGTAGGCGATAAAGTGCGTCTTGCTGATACGGATCTTTGGATTGAAATTGAAAAAGATTATACATCATACGGTGATGAAGGCGTTTTCGGTGGAGGGAAATCACTTCGCGTATCGATGGGTCAAAATGGAAAAAATGTCCGCGCTGAAGGTGTTCTCGATACAGTCATTACCAACGTTATGATTATTGACCATACAGGTATTGTAAAAGCAGATATTGGTATTAAAGATGGCCGTATCATCGGAGTCGGAAAAGCAGGAAATCCGCTTACGATGGATGGTGTAGATCAGGATATGATTATCGGTGTAGGAACGGAAGTCTATGCAGGTGAAGGACTCATCGCAACAGCAGGTGCTGTCGACACGCATATTCATTTCATTAGTCCTCAGCAAGTCGAAACTGCACTTAACGCTGGTACGACTACATTCATCGGTGGTGGGACAGGCCCGGCCGCAGGTTCGAAAGCGACGAGTTTGACGGCGGGCGAGTGGCATCTTCATAGAATGTTACAAGCAGTTGAAGATTTACCAATCAACGTTGGGTTACTTGGAAAAGGGAGCGCATCTACAACGGAACCAATTATTGAACAAGTCCGTGCAGGTGCAATCGGTATGAAAATTCATGAAGACTGGGGTGCGACTCCAGATGCTCTTAATCAGAGTCTTATCGTTGCAGATGAATTCGATATCCAAGTCGCGCTTCACTCCGATACGCTCAATGAAGCTGGATTTGTTGAAAATACGATTGAGGCAATTGACGGGCGTGTTATCCATATTTTCCATACAGAAGGAGCAGGCGGCGGACACGCGCCAGACCAACTGAAATTGGCTGCATACCCAAATATTTTGCCGGCATCGACGAATCCGACAAAACCATTTACGACAAATACAATCGATGAACATTTAGATATGCTTATGGTATGTCACCATTTGAAACACGATGTACCTGAAGATGTAGCATTCGCAGATTCACGTATTCGTCCTGAAACAATCGCTGCAGAAGACATTATGCAAGATCTAGGTATTCTTAGTATTATGTCATCCGATTCACAAGCGATGGGACGTGTAGGTGAAGTTACAATGCGTACGTTCCAAACAGCAAACAAAATGAAAATGCAACGCGGTCCACTTCCGCAAGACGAAGGAAAAGACAATGATAACTTCCGTGTAAAACGTTATATTTCAAAACTAAATATTAACCCAGCGATTGCACACGGAATCAGCCATGAAGTCGGTTCACTCGAAGAAGGGAAACTGGCGGATATTGTCCTTTGGGAGCCTGCGTTTTTCGGTGTGAAAGCAGAAGTTGTTATTAAAGGCGGAATTGCTGTTTACGCAATGACTGGTGATCCAAACGCGTCTATTCCAACTCCGCAACCGATGATGGGACGCCGTATGTTTGGTTTCCACGGTCAAGCACCACAACACGCGGCAATGACGTTCCTTCCTAAAATTGCAGTAGAAGAAGGCCTACCTGAAAAACTAGGTCTTAAGAAAATGATTGGTACTGTTAAAAACTGCCGTAATATTGGTAAAGCAGACATGAAACATAACAGTGAAACACCAGAAATTGACGTCAATCCAGAAACATATGAAGTGAAAATTGACGGCGTACTTGCTACGTGTGAACCAGTAAGCGTTCTCCCGATGGCACAACGTTATTTCCTGTTTTAATTACTAACTAAATATGTTGAATAAAAGAATCCCGTTGAATCTGTTGTATCGCTCGATGATAAGGGAGTATTAATTCAGAGTGTGGATTGTAGATCGCTTGGCGCTTTGGGGATGCCTCTCGCCATGAGCCTGGATTAGCGCTTCGCATCCAGTCTCACGGCTTCGGCTACCCCTTTGCCGCGTCTGCGCTAGTGTGCACATTATTGAGAAAGTGTTGTAATTCGGAGTGTGGATTGTAGATCGTTTTGAGCTTTGGGGATGCCTTTGCCGCGCTTGCGCTAGAGTGTACATTATTGAGAGAGAGTTGTAATTCGGTATTAGGATGAATTCTAATTCTATCCATTGTATAGGGATTTTTATTACTCACCTTCGCACTGATAGATAATGAAATGCTCATTCTCACATAGATCATCTAGCGCAGGCGCGCCTTCGTGGTAGCTGGAGCGATAAGACTGAAAGTGGTCTTCTTTCCGGCTTATCGCGGGAGGCATCCACAAATCGTCGAAGCGGTATTAGGAAGAATTCTAAATCTATCCATAGTATAGGAATTCATCATAGGAGGATGCCAAATGCTTATAACTAAAGTCATTGGTAACATTGGAACGGAAGAAGAAATTGCTGGTAAACAGACAGAGTGGATTGAACTTGACTGGGAAGAATTGAGTAAACGCATTCTACGCAAAGAAACAGATCAAGGTACAGATGTCGCGTTGTCACTTGAACAACAAGAGCACCATGAGGACCACGAACATCATGACCACGACGATCATCATCATCATGAACACCAGCCGTTACAATATGGCGATATCTTATTCGAGGATGACTCACGTCGTATTGCCGTTCGCACAAAAATGGAGCCGGTTATCGTGATTAGCCCGAAAAACATGACGGAAATGGGTAAAACGGCTTTCGAACTTGGAAACCGCCATACACCGGCATTAATCGAGGAAAACGAAGTCATCGTGCGTGCAGATCATACGTTGAATAAATTGCTAGATGAAGTGGGTGTCGCATATGAAACAACTGAAAGACGATTCAAACAACCATTCAAATACCGAGGACACTCTCACTGATCTTGCCCTTTTACGATTAATTCAAATTCATGATTCCGCGTTTCCGATTGGGTCCTTTACGCAGACGTATGGCATGGAGACGTATATTCAGGAAGATGTGATCCGGACGAAAGAGGATTTGGTCGCTTATTGTACGTCGTTTCTTTTTCAAAACCTGGTGCGTGGGGATGCGATTTTAATTCAAGAAGCGTATGCTGCGGCTCAGGAACAGGATATCGAGCGACTTCTCTATTTGGAGCAATTATGCGGGGCAATCAAACTTGCGAAGGAATCACGTGAGGCAAGTGTGAAACTAGGAAGACAGTTTATTAAAACTGTGTCTCCACTCGGAACAGATGATTTCCTTGCGGACTGGAAAGCCCGTATTGATGCAAAAGAGATTAAAGGTCATTACGCCATTCTTTATGGTATTTACAGTGCGACGACAGGCGTCAGTGCGCATCATGCGGTCATGACGTATTTGTTTGCATCGCTTAACGGACTCGTCCAAAATGCGGTCCGTGCTGTGCCGTTCGGTCAAACAACTGGCGTCCAAGTAACGTATGAATTGATTGGACATGTGACGGAAGCGGCTAAATTAGTTGCTACGTTGACAGAAGCCGATATTAGTAATAACGCGTTAGGTATTGAACTTGCTTCTATGAAGCATGAGTATTTGTTCTCAAGATTATTTATTTCATGATGGATTGAAAGGAGTTTTTATAAATGAAACCAGTACGTATTGGCATAGGTGGACCAGTTGGATCAGGCAAAACATCGCTCGTCGACCAACTTACACGTGCGATGCACAAAGAATATAATGTAGCGGTCATTACGAACGATATTTACACGCGTGAAGACGCTCAATTTTTAATAAATAGCGGTGTACTTGAAGCGGATCGCATTTTAGGTGTTGAAACGGGAGGTTGCCCACATACGGCTATCCGCGAAGATGCTTCTATGAACTTCGCAGCAATTGATGAACTGAAAAGTCGTTTTGAAGACCTCGATATTATTTTCGTGGAAAGCGGCGGAGACAACTTGTCCGCTACATTTAGCCCAGAGCTTGTCGACGGCTATATTTATGTTATCGACGTTGCAGAAGGTCAGGATATTCCGAGAAAAGGCGGACCTGCTTTGACGCGTTCTGATCTTTTATTGATCAATAAAACGGATCTTGCTCCATACGTTGGCGTTGATCTTGAACTAATGGATAGCGACGCAAAAAAAATGCGTAACGGACGTCCATACATTTTTACAGATGTAAGAACACAGAAAAATGTTGACCAAGTTGTCGCTTGGATCAAGCACAATATGCTATTAGAAGGTGCGGGATCCGCTGGTTCAAATGCTTAAGCCGTCTCGCGCCATCCACCACGGAAAACTTGACTTGGAATTTGAGCCAAGAAGAGGCTACACACGGATGCCCCATGTTTTCCAACAGCCTCCATTGAAGGCGAGTCGTGAACTGTACGAAGGTAAAAACCCGACAGCGACTGTCTACATAATGGAGTCCTCTGGAGGCATGGTCGCCGGGGATCGAAATGACATTACAGTGAAGCTTGCTCCAGATAGTAGCGTAAGGTTGGTTCAGCAGTCCGCTTTAAAGATCTATCCATCGTATACCGGAGACACTTGTGTACAGACCATTAACATCGAACTCGGAGAAGGGGCATGCCTTGAATGGATGCCAGAAGTAATTATTCCGTTTGTAGATGCAAAATTTCGAGGTGACACGACACTTCGAATCGCACGCGATGCAACCATATTATGGGGTGAAATCGTTGCCCCAGGACGTGAAAAGCGTGGCGAGATATTTGATTATCAATCATTCCATACGAATTTCAAAATTTTTGTCGAGGATGAATTAATTGCTTTTGACTCTCTGCATTTCTCACCAAAAGAAACGGCACTTGGTGATATCGGTGTACTGGAAACTGCAATGTATATCGGTTCAATCTGGCTCGTATCGCCGAAAGCCGCAGATGTAGACGTCCGCGCAATACAAGAAACATTGCGGGTCGAAGAAGGTTTAAAAGCTGGTATGACAAGGCTTGAAGGAAATGCAATCCATTGCAGATGGCTTGCAGTTGATCAGTGGACCATGCAGGAAGAGATGAAGCGTGTATACGCGTTGTTGGCAGAAATAGTTTAAGAGGACACTCCAATGAGGGGTGTCCTCTTTGGGTTTGAAGTTTTACATCACTTCGATACCCTTTTTTTATTCCATTTTTTTATTAAAAAATCCATCAACCAGGTATAGAGAAACATCGAACCGACTAGGACAACAGCAATGTAAATGTATTGCAAGAAAACTGGAATGTTATACTCCTTTATGAAATCCCCTGAATAAAGCATGATGAAAACCAGCGCTATAAGAAGTACAATCATACCTATCGCATAAATAACCATAGTACTTAGAGGCGTTGTCCGAAGTGTCTTACGGATGGAATCCCTAGATTTTAAAGCTCTTATAAGTAGATATAAAAATAAAACGAGTGATAGATAGTCATTTGCTACAAACAATAAAATAAGTCCAAGTAATATAATCGACCAGGTGATTTTTTCATAGTATTTATCAATAAATTTCAGCATTAATCTTCCCCCAGTATGTGTATACTATATATACGGAATGATTGATGGAAAAGTTTCCTTTTATCACAAATTGAATATGTTCTACTACAAAGGAGTTTGTCGTATGCAAGAAAAAAGACCAATGGGCCAATCACGAACAATCCAGACGAAGCTAGTATTGCCGCCAGATACCAATCATCTGCAGACAATTTTCGGTGGAAAAGTTCTCGCGTATATAGATGAAATCGCTGATATCACGGCAATGAAACATTCAAAAACAGCGGTTGTAACTGCTTCAATCGATTCAGTCGATTTTGTATCGTCGGCGCGTGTTGGAGATGTACTTGAACTTGAGGCGATTGTCACGTCAACAGGCCGTACATCGATGGAAGTATTTGTATCGGTCCATTCAATGAACCTGCTTACAGGCGAAACAAAACTAACAACCGAATCCTTCCTAACGATGGTTGCCATGGATGAAAATAATAAGCCTACTCCTGTACCGGGTATTTATCCGGAAACAGAAGCTGAAAAGAGTCTATTTGAAACAGGCCCCGCACGCCGTGAACATCGGAAATTACGGAGTGAGATGAAACATTAATTAATTAATTAATTAATTTGTTATGGAAAAAGCCCACGCAAGTTGTGGTTTTTTTACATTGTGTCGTGTATCATTTCAATGCCATTTCTACTTTTCACATAA from the Sporosarcina psychrophila genome contains:
- a CDS encoding acyl-CoA thioesterase, which produces MQEKRPMGQSRTIQTKLVLPPDTNHLQTIFGGKVLAYIDEIADITAMKHSKTAVVTASIDSVDFVSSARVGDVLELEAIVTSTGRTSMEVFVSVHSMNLLTGETKLTTESFLTMVAMDENNKPTPVPGIYPETEAEKSLFETGPARREHRKLRSEMKH
- the ureG gene encoding urease accessory protein UreG produces the protein MKPVRIGIGGPVGSGKTSLVDQLTRAMHKEYNVAVITNDIYTREDAQFLINSGVLEADRILGVETGGCPHTAIREDASMNFAAIDELKSRFEDLDIIFVESGGDNLSATFSPELVDGYIYVIDVAEGQDIPRKGGPALTRSDLLLINKTDLAPYVGVDLELMDSDAKKMRNGRPYIFTDVRTQKNVDQVVAWIKHNMLLEGAGSAGSNA
- the ureA gene encoding urease subunit gamma; protein product: MKLSPVEQEKLLLHVAGELAIKRKERGVKLNYPEAIALICHYIMEGARDGKTVAQLMSEGKQVLTVEDVMEGVGDMISDVQIECTFPDGTKLVTVHRPIQ
- the ureC gene encoding urease subunit alpha; the encoded protein is MKVTHEQYAKMFGPTVGDKVRLADTDLWIEIEKDYTSYGDEGVFGGGKSLRVSMGQNGKNVRAEGVLDTVITNVMIIDHTGIVKADIGIKDGRIIGVGKAGNPLTMDGVDQDMIIGVGTEVYAGEGLIATAGAVDTHIHFISPQQVETALNAGTTTFIGGGTGPAAGSKATSLTAGEWHLHRMLQAVEDLPINVGLLGKGSASTTEPIIEQVRAGAIGMKIHEDWGATPDALNQSLIVADEFDIQVALHSDTLNEAGFVENTIEAIDGRVIHIFHTEGAGGGHAPDQLKLAAYPNILPASTNPTKPFTTNTIDEHLDMLMVCHHLKHDVPEDVAFADSRIRPETIAAEDIMQDLGILSIMSSDSQAMGRVGEVTMRTFQTANKMKMQRGPLPQDEGKDNDNFRVKRYISKLNINPAIAHGISHEVGSLEEGKLADIVLWEPAFFGVKAEVVIKGGIAVYAMTGDPNASIPTPQPMMGRRMFGFHGQAPQHAAMTFLPKIAVEEGLPEKLGLKKMIGTVKNCRNIGKADMKHNSETPEIDVNPETYEVKIDGVLATCEPVSVLPMAQRYFLF
- a CDS encoding urease accessory protein UreF yields the protein MKQLKDDSNNHSNTEDTLTDLALLRLIQIHDSAFPIGSFTQTYGMETYIQEDVIRTKEDLVAYCTSFLFQNLVRGDAILIQEAYAAAQEQDIERLLYLEQLCGAIKLAKESREASVKLGRQFIKTVSPLGTDDFLADWKARIDAKEIKGHYAILYGIYSATTGVSAHHAVMTYLFASLNGLVQNAVRAVPFGQTTGVQVTYELIGHVTEAAKLVATLTEADISNNALGIELASMKHEYLFSRLFIS
- a CDS encoding urease accessory protein UreD, encoding MPHVFQQPPLKASRELYEGKNPTATVYIMESSGGMVAGDRNDITVKLAPDSSVRLVQQSALKIYPSYTGDTCVQTINIELGEGACLEWMPEVIIPFVDAKFRGDTTLRIARDATILWGEIVAPGREKRGEIFDYQSFHTNFKIFVEDELIAFDSLHFSPKETALGDIGVLETAMYIGSIWLVSPKAADVDVRAIQETLRVEEGLKAGMTRLEGNAIHCRWLAVDQWTMQEEMKRVYALLAEIV
- the opp4A gene encoding oligopeptide ABC transporter substrate-binding protein, with amino-acid sequence MVGKKSVSKALFALMLVLLLALAACNKAEDAEPADSGTKKEEGKKEETKKEEVADDGLYSIDDFSNIKTNEGEAIEGGSFTFGLVSDTAFEGTLNWNFYSGDPDSQVLEWFDEGLLTWDSSFVYTQDGAATYDTSEDGKTFTFKIRDNVNWHDGNPVTAEDWLFAHEVLGHADYDGPRAGDVLNIVGMDEFQAGTSETISGIEVVNDKELKITYKEATPSLITGGIWTYPLAKHIFGDMDVKDISSSPEVRQNPIGFGPFKVDTIVPGESVTFTKNEDYWRGAPKLDTVTLKVINPNVVVQSLEKGDVDTVSDFPVPQFPDNAEMSNVEYLGAVDRAYTYVGFKLGTWDKEKKVVKPNPDAKMGDVNLRKAMWHAVDNNTVGEKFYHGLRWAATTLIPPSHPEYHDATNPGTPYDPEKAKQLLEEAGFKDVDGDGIREDKEGKPLVINYASMSGDDIAEPLAQYYIQAWEAVGLKVALLNGRLQEFNTFYEGVGQNGDDNPEIDIYSAAWGVGIDVDPSGLYAKNVLYNFARWENADNERLLAEGISEDAFDVEKRKEIYNEWQQLMTDEVPVFPTLYRAKLVPVNNRVLNYAIGDGTEMYKSDIAVTQDKPMSAKK
- a CDS encoding urease accessory protein UreE; this encodes MLITKVIGNIGTEEEIAGKQTEWIELDWEELSKRILRKETDQGTDVALSLEQQEHHEDHEHHDHDDHHHHEHQPLQYGDILFEDDSRRIAVRTKMEPVIVISPKNMTEMGKTAFELGNRHTPALIEENEVIVRADHTLNKLLDEVGVAYETTERRFKQPFKYRGHSH
- a CDS encoding urease subunit beta, with the protein product MIPGEIRTAEGLIEINAGRPVKAVRVANTGDRPIQVGSHFHFIEVNKFLEFDREQAVGMHLNIPSGTAVRFEPGEEKEVELVEFGGKRHVFGLNNLTEGSTHNKHEILDKAAEAGFKGAEDK
- a CDS encoding S66 peptidase family protein, whose protein sequence is MKIRPQRLQKGDTIGIIAPSSPPNQENLERSLAFLEQLGLKWKFGEHVLNVHGYLAGTDEERLQDLHDMFEDPTIKGIICAGGGYGSARFTDKIDLQLMKENPKVLWGFSDITFLHTAMGLYSNLVTFHGPMLASCVGKDTFHELSAKMFQQLFEPMELHYTEAISPLETITAGVAQGELVGGNLSLLASGIGTKFEVDTKGKLLFIEDVGEEPYKVDGLLNQLRMAGKLKEAVGIVIGDFSDAEPKKRKETLTLDEVFADYTANLGIPVVKGFKIGHCQPHFAIPLGVGAKLDADNKTLTILPGVE